From Micromonospora auratinigra:
CGATGGTCGGGCTCGGCGCGGTGTACGGGGGCTACTTCGGCGCGGCGCTCGGGGTGATGCTGGTGGCCGGGCTGGCCCTGGTGCTGGACACCACCCTGGCCCGGGTCAGCGCGATCAAGAACCTGCTCTCGGCGGTGGTGGGGCTGACCACGCTGGTGGTGTTCGCGCTCTTCGGCCCGGTGCACTGGGCGGCGGTCGCGGTGGTCGCGCCGGCCACCCTGGTCGGCGGGTACGCGGGGGCCCGGCTGGTCCGCCGGCTGCCGCCGGTGGTGCTGAAGTCCCTGATCGTGGTCTTCGGCACGACGATCGGCCTCTACCTGCTCTGGCGCGCGCTGCGTTGAACCGGCGGACCGCCCCGACGCGGCGCGTCGGGGCGGTCCGGGGACGGTCGGTCAGTAGGCCTCGCCGACCGGCTCCTCGGGGGCGTGCTCGTTGCGCCGGGCGGCGGAGTTCCACCGCGACCAGAGCACCCGCTCGCCGTAGCCGGCGGCCATCACGTGGGCGAAGGCGAGGTAGACCACGACGCCGACGGCGAGCACCCCGAAGCCGACCCAGAACGGCAGGGCGAGGCCGTGCTCGGCGAGCTTGCCGGAGATGATCGGCGCGGGCGCGGCGGCCCCCCAGCGGACCAGGTTGAACGCGCCGGTGGCGACGCGGCGGTCGCGCGAACCGAGGCCGAGGGCCAGGTCGGTCAGGTTGGCGTTGGCCAGGCCCATGAACAGGCCGGCGAGCACCAGCACCACCAGCGACATGGCGGTGCCGGTGGAGGTGGCGAAGAGGACCATGCAGACCAGCAGGCCGACGACGGCGACGCCGACGGTCTGCACCGCGCCGATCCGGTGCGCCAGCCGGTGGCCGATCAGCAGGATGCCGGCGGCCAGGCCGAGGCCCCAGCCGGTGAAGGCCAGACCCAGCGGGATGACATCGAGGTGCAGGAAGAGCGGCGTGTAGCCGAGCACCACGAAGAAGACGAAGTTGTACGCGGCGGTGACCACGCAGAGCGTGACGAAGGCCGGCTTGCGGTAGGTGGCGAAGATCTGGCCGACGCGTACCGGGGGCTGCCTGGT
This genomic window contains:
- a CDS encoding MFS transporter produces the protein MDRRSEPNRSAIYATTLVAFLAIAGIAVVDPILPAIGEAIGVTAWQVELLFTAYIAVMALGMIPATLASGRFGFKPVLITGVSVVGVAAILASFSNDIVQLSLLRGVWGLGNAMFFATAMVVLVNLANDREWVVGLFETALGLGFAVGPLIGGLLGEVSWRLPFFVCGVFMVLALGVASRKLREPATRQPPVRVGQIFATYRKPAFVTLCVVTAAYNFVFFVVLGYTPLFLHLDVIPLGLAFTGWGLGLAAGILLIGHRLAHRIGAVQTVGVAVVGLLVCMVLFATSTGTAMSLVVLVLAGLFMGLANANLTDLALGLGSRDRRVATGAFNLVRWGAAAPAPIISGKLAEHGLALPFWVGFGVLAVGVVVYLAFAHVMAAGYGERVLWSRWNSAARRNEHAPEEPVGEAY